One Cicer arietinum cultivar CDC Frontier isolate Library 1 chromosome 8, Cicar.CDCFrontier_v2.0, whole genome shotgun sequence DNA segment encodes these proteins:
- the LOC101508659 gene encoding uncharacterized oxidoreductase At4g09670-like, which produces MANETVVRFGILGCAQISIKLCKSISKALNATLVAISSRSLEKAKVFAAEQGLPDTVRVYGSYEAVVEDENVDAVYIPLPPALHVTWAVKAVERGKHVLLEKPVAMNVAELDQILEACEANGVQFMDGTMWLHHPRTTKMKEALCDEQRFGQLKLIHSCMTYNPGPEFLKNSIRMKPDLDGLGALGDIGWYSIQSILWAVNYELPKSVLAFPKSTFNEEGVIISCGSSLHWEDGKCATFHCSFLTYVTFDVTILGTKGSLRLHDLTLPFEESFGYGTFSESSEIDYGNIESGRWCPKPNEHVVETEFCQDVWMVKEFVDLVGKVKSLKMKPDKKWGVKSKKVQIVLDAVKESIQRGYQSVEIMMN; this is translated from the exons ATGGCTAATGAAACGGTAGTGCGTTTTGGTATTCTTGGATGTGCTCAAATTTCCATCAAGCTTTGCAAATCCATAAGCAAAGCACTAAACGCGACGCTCGTAGCCATCAGCAGCCGTTCGCTCGAGAAAGCGAAGGTTTTTGCGGCAGAGCAAGGGTTACCAGACACAGTTAGGGTTTATGGTAGCTATGAAGCTGTTGTGGAAGACGAGAATGTGGACGCCGTTTACATCCCTCTTCCACCGGCCTTGCACGTGACATGGGCGGTCAAGGCCGTTGAAAGGGGGAAACATGTGTTGTTGGAGAAGCCGGTCGCGATGAATGTCGCCGAGCTTGACCAGATTCTTGAAGCTTGTGAGGCTAATGGAGTGCAATTTATGGATGGCACCATGTGGTTGCATCATCCTCGAACTACAAAAATGAAAGAAGCTTTGTGTGATGAGCAACGTTTTGGTCAACTCAAATTG ATACATAGTTGCATGACATACAATCCTGGTCCAGAGTTTCTCAAAAACAGCATTCGAATGAAACCAGATTTAGATGGTCTTGGTGCTCTTGGTGACATAGGTTGGTACAGCATTCAATCCATTTTATGGGCAGTTAACTATGAGCTTCCAAAATCAGTTCTTGCATTTCCAAAATCAACATTCAATGAAGAAGGTGTAATCATATCATGTGGTTCATCATTACATTGGGAAGATGGAAAATGTGCTACATTTCATTGCTCTTTTTTAACCTATGTTACATTTGATGTCACAATTTTGGGCACGAAAGGTTCGCTTCGTCTTCACGATTTGACACTTCCATTTGAAGAGAGTTTCGGATATGGAACATTTTCAGAGTCATCGGAGATCGATTATGGAAATATCGAATCGGGGAGGTGGTGTCCGAAGCCGAATGAACATGTTGTTGAGACAGAGTTTTGTCAAGATGTTTGGATGGTTAAGGAGTTTGTTGATTTGGTTGGAAAGGTTAAGAGTTTGAAAATGAAACCTGACAAGAAGTGGGgtgtaaaaagtaaaaaagttcaaattgTGTTGGATGCTGTTAAGGAGTCTATTCAAAGAGGTTACCAATCTGTTGAAATCATGATGAATTAG
- the LOC101508979 gene encoding ABC transporter G family member 11 encodes MEIEASKASLGNDVVVTNLPTLSPLSETLWREKTNTELIGDVSARLTWKDVTVMVTLSNGETQNVLENLTGFAEPGTFTALMGPSGSGKSTLLDALSSRLASNCFLSGTILLNGRKEKLSFGTAAYVTQDDNLIGTLTVRETIWYSARLRLPDKMARSDKKALVESTIVEMGLQDCADTVIGNWHLRGISGGEKRRVSIALEILMRPRLLFLDEPTSGLDSASAFFVTQTLRALARDGRTVIASIHQPSSEVFELFDQLYLLSGGKTVYFGQASEAYEFFAQAGFPCPALRNPSDHFLRCINSDFDKVKATLKGSMKLRFEGSDDPLDKITTAEAIRTLIDFYRTSQHSYAARQKVDEISKVKGTVLEAGGSEASFLLQCYILTKRSFINMSRDFGYYWLRLVIYIVVTICIGTIYLNVGTGYNSILARGSCASFVFGFVTFMSIGGFPSFVEDMKVFQRERLNGHYGVTAFVISNTLSATPFLILITFLSGTICYFMVQLHPGFSHYIFFVLCLYASVTVVESLMMAIASIVPNFLMGIIIGAGIQGIFMLVSGYFRLPHDIPKPVWRYPMSYISFHYWALQGQYQNDLKGLIFDNQTPDLPKIPGEYILEYVFQIDVKRSKWIDLIVILSMIIIYRVIFFIMIKINEDVTPWVRGYLARRRMQQKSGAQNTTIAPDVLTQSPSLRAYISNQR; translated from the exons ATGGAAATAGAAGCAAGTAAAGCATCATTAGGAAATGATGTTGTTGTAACAAATTTACCAACTTTGAGTCCTTTGAGTGAAACCCTTTGGAGAGAAAAAACAAACACAGAATTGATTGGTGATGTTTCAGCAAGATTAACATGGAAAGATGTTACTGTTATGGTAACTCTTAGCAATGGTGAAACACAAAATGTTTTAGAGAATTTAACTGGTTTTGCTGAACCAGGAACTTTTACTGCTCTTATGGGACCTTCTGGCTCTGGAAAATCAACTCTTCTTGATGCACTTTCTAGTCGTTTAGCTTCAAATTGTTTTCTTTCTGGAACTATTCTTCTTAATGGTCGCAAAGAAAAGCTATCTTTTGGAACTGCT GCTTATGTAACACAAGACGACAACTTAATTGGAACGTTAACCGTACGAGAAACAATATGGTATTCAGCACGTTTGAGATTACCAGATAAAATGGCAAGGTCAGATAAAAAAGCACTTGTTGAAAGCACGATTGTAGAAATGGGTCTTCAAGATTGTGCCGACACAGTTATTGGAAATTGGCACTTGCGTGGAATAAGTGGTGGTGAAAAAAGAAGAGTTAGTATTGCTTTGGAAATATTGATGAGACCTAGATTGCTTTTCCTTGATGAACCTACCAGTGGTCTTGACAG TGCTTCAGCTTTCTTTGTGACTCAAACACTACGTGCATTAGCAAGGGATGGAAGAACAGTTATAGCTTCAATTCATCAACCTAGTAGTGAAGTCTTTGAACTATTTGATCAATTGTATTTGCTTTCTGGTGGCAAAACTGTTTATTTTGGTCAAGCTTCAGAAGCATACGAG TTCTTTGCACAAGCTGGATTTCCATGCCCTGCTTTGAGGAACCCCTCTGATCATTTCCTTAGATGCATCAATTCTGATTTTGATAAAGTCAAAGCTACTCTTAAAGGATCCATGAAATTGAGG TTTGAAGGAAGTGATGATCCTCTAGACAAGATCACAACTGCTGAAGCTATAAGAACTCTAATTGATTTCTACCGCACTTCTCAGCACTCTTATGCTGCAAGACAAAAAGTTGATGAAATATCCAAAGTT AAGGGGACAGTGCTTGAAGCTGGAGGAAGTGAAGCTAGTTTCTTGTTGCAATGTTACATATTAACAAAACGTTCATTCATTAACATGTCAAGGGATTTTGGTTACTATTGGCTTAGGCTTGTTATCTACATTGTTGTCACTATTTGCATTGGAACAATTTACTTGAATGTGGGAACTGGCTACAACTCTATTCTG GCTAGAGGTTCATGTGCATCTTTTGTCTTTGGTTTTGTCACCTTCATGTCAATTGGTGGATTTCCTTCCTTTGTTGAAGATATGAAG GTTTTTCAAAGGGAGAGGCTAAATGGACACTATGGTGTGACTGCATTTGTTATAAGCAACACATTATCTGCAACACCATTCTTAATATTAATCACTTTTCTCTCTGGAACAATTTGTTACTTCATGGTTCAACTACATCCTGGCTTTTCCCATTACATTTTCTTTGTGTTGTGTCTCTATGCAAGTGTCACAGTTGTTGAAAGCTTAATGATGGCAATTGCTAGTATTGTTCCTAACTTCCTCATGGGAATTATCATTGGAGCTGGGATTCAA GGTATATTCATGTTGGTCTCTGGCTACTTTAGGCTCCCACATGATATCCCAAAGCCTGTTTGGCGATATCCAATGTCATACATTAGTTTCCACTATTGGGCATTACAG GGTCAATACCAAAACGATCTTAAGGGTTTGATATTCGACAACCAGACACCTGATCTTCCAAAGATACCAGGTGAATACATCTTGGAGTATGTATTCCAAATCGACGTCAAAAGATCAAAATGGATAGATTTAATTGTGATCTTAAGCATGATTATCATATACCGCGTTATTTTCTTCATCATGATTAAAATCAATGAAGATGTTACTCCTTGGGTTAGAGGGTATCTTgctaggagaagaatgcaacaAAAGAGTGGAGCTCAAAACACAACTATTGCACCTGATGTTCTCACTCAATCTCCATCTTTGAGAGCCTACATTTCTAATCAAAGGTAG